From the genome of Deinococcus sp. JMULE3, one region includes:
- a CDS encoding VOC family protein, translating to MTENVSLVPVTEWAPLVPELMTRDLGRSLDAYTRIFGFTLHYTRPGFAYLSLGRAQWMLEQAQPGKAWLTGPLEVPFGRGINFQIVHPQLDALHARLVAEGYPLFAPLKTETYMEGDAPHTQRQLLVQDPDGYLLRFTD from the coding sequence ATGACCGAGAACGTCTCGCTGGTTCCTGTGACCGAGTGGGCGCCGCTGGTGCCCGAGTTGATGACCCGTGACCTGGGGCGTTCGCTGGACGCGTACACCCGCATCTTCGGCTTCACTCTGCACTACACTCGCCCCGGCTTTGCGTACCTGAGCCTGGGCCGGGCGCAGTGGATGCTGGAGCAGGCGCAGCCGGGGAAGGCGTGGCTGACCGGGCCGCTGGAGGTGCCGTTCGGGCGGGGGATCAACTTCCAGATCGTGCACCCGCAGCTGGACGCCCTGCACGCGCGGCTGGTCGCGGAGGGCTACCCGCTGTTCGCGCCACTGAAAACAGAGACGTACATGGAAGGCGACGCGCCGCATACGCAACGGCAGCTGCTGGTGCAGGACCCCGACGGGTACCTGTTGCGCTTCACGGACTGA